The Nocardioides ochotonae genome segment ACGTACCCCACCCTCGGCTCGCTGCGGCTGAGCTATGCGGTCACACTGCTGGCCGCGCTCCTGGTCGTCGTCTGCGCCTGGCGGGTGCCGCGCGCCGGGGTGGCGGGTGTGGGTGCGGTGGGGGCGGGTCCGGCGGAGCGCTCGTAACTGCGCAACTGCGCGGACAAGTACCTGGTACGGCAAGGGACCGGTGTCCTTCCCAGCAGGTGCGCCGAAAGACACCGCCCCCGGACACCCCGGGAAGCCCAGCCCGCCCCCGGGCGTTGAGGACAGGGTGAGGCTCTCCCTGCTCGACCGCTCCCGGACCCGCGTCGGCCACCCCGACGCGGAGGCGCTGCACGCGACGGTGGCGCGCGCCGAGCACGCCGAGCTGATCGGCTACGAGCGGTTCTGGGTGGCCGAGCACCACGGCGTCCGCGGCATCGCCTCGGGCGCGCCCGCGGTGCTGCTGGCCGCGGTCGGGGCCCGCACCTCGCGGATCCGGATCGGCTCGGGAGGCGTGATGCTCCCGCTGCACCAGCCGCTGGTGGTCGCCGAGCAGTTCCTGGTGCTCGACGCGCTGCACCCCGGGCGGGTGGACCTCGGCCTGGGCCGCTCCCTCGGGTTCACCGCACCCGTACGCCGCGCGCTGCGCCGCGACCTCGACGTGCCCGACACCTTCGCCGAGGACCTGGCACAGCTGCGCGGCTACCTCGAGGGCAGCGCCGAGGTGACCGCACGCCCCGCGACCCGCGGCCGGGTGCCGATGCACGTGCTGGCCACCGGCCGCGGCATCGACGTGGCCGCGCGGCTCGGCCTGCCGGTGGTGGTCGGCGGACCGGTCCTCGACGCCGAGGAGCTCCCCGACCTGCTGGCCGGCTACCGGCGGCAGTTCCATCCGCACCTGGGCAGCACCCCGTGGGTGACGGTCTCCCTCGACGTGCTCGTCGCCGCCGACGACGCCACGGCCCGCGAGCTCGCGCTCCCGGAGGCATGGGCGATGGCGCTGGCGCGCCGCGACGGCGAGTTCCCGCCGCTGGAGCCGGTGGCCGACATCCACGCGGCGACCTGGCCCGACCAGGTGCGCCGCCGCGTCGAGGCCTCGCTGGACCGCGTCGTGCTCGGCAGCCCCGCGACCGTGCGCCGGCGCCTTGAGCGGCTCGCCGAGCACACCGGCGCCGACGAGCTGATGTCCAGCGCCTCGACGTACGACCGCGACGCCCTGCTCGTCTCCGACCGGATGCTGCGCGACCTGGTGGGCTGAGGGCGCGCTCAGACCTGCACGCGCGCCCGGACGACCTTGCCGGTGGCGTTGCGGGGCAGGGCCTGGTCGGTGATGCGCCAGTGGCTGGGGACCTTGAAGTAGGCCAGCGAGGCGGCGGCGTGCTCGCGCAGCTGCTGCTCGAGGACCTCCGCGTCGACGTCCTTGCTGCGTCGGACGACGACCGCGGCGACCTCCTGGCCCAGGTCGTCGTGGTCGATGCCCATGACGAGGACCTCGGCGACGTCGGGGTGCTCCATCACCACGCCCTCCACCTCGGCGGGGTAGACGTTCTCGCCGCCGCGGATGATCAGGTCCGAGCGTCGCGTGGACAGGCGCACCCGGCCCTGCTCGTCGAGCTGGCCGAGGTCGCCGGTGTGCAGCCAGCGGTCCGGACCGATCGCGGCAGCGGTGGCCTCGGGGTCCTCCCAGTAGCCGAGCATGTTGTAGACGCTGCGCGAGCAGATCTCGCCCTCGACGCCGGGCGGCAGCGCGTTGCCCATCGGGTCCCGCACCTCCAGCTCGACGCCGATGATCGGCCGGCCGAGGGTGCCCGGGGCCTGCTCGAGGTCGATCGGGGTGGCCACGGCGAGGGCGGTGCACGACTCGGTGAGGCCGTAGCTGTCGGCCAGCGACGCGGCGAACGGCAGCTCGGCGCGCAGCTGGTCCTTGAACTGCGGGGTGGAGGGTGCCGAGGCCAGCGCGAAGGCGGTCAGCGAGGAGGTGTCGTAGCGACCCAGGTCGCCGTGCTCGAGCAGCCGCTTGGCCATCGTCGGCACCGCTCCCCAGTTGGTCACGCGCTCGCGCTCGATCAGCCGCATGATGGCGTCCACGTCGAAGCCACCGAGGTGCATGCTGATCTTGGAGCCGGTCGCGAGCCGGGTGACCACCAGGTTGTGCAGGCTGCCGATGTGGAACAGCGGCATCACCAGCAGGTGGTTGCGGTCGCGGGGGTCGGTCGGGTCGCCGAACCCGGCGAGCAGCGCGTCGTTGTAACGGTGGTACTCCACGACGGCCAGCAGGTTGCGGTGGGTGTGCACGGCGCCCTTGGGCCGCCCCGACGTGCCGGAGGTGTAGATGATCACCGCCGGGTCGTCCTCGGCGATGGTGGCCTCGGGCAGGGCGCTGCCCCGGTGCTCGTCCACCAGCCGCGGCAGGTCCTCCTCGATGCTGAGCACGGTGAGCCCGTCGGTGGGGGTCACCAGCGCCGCGCGGCGCTGGTCCGCGACGAGCACCTTGGGCCGGGTGTGGCCCAGGCCGTAGGCGAGCTCGCGCTCGGTCCACCAGGCGTTGTAGGCGACTGCCACGGCACCGATCGAGACCGTCGCCCAGAAGGCGAGGACCCAGCCGGGGTTGTTCGCCGAGGCGATCGCCACCCGGTCGCCGGGCTGCACGTCGTACTCCTCGCGCAGCGCGTGCGCCAGGGCCGTGACCTGCTCGGCGTGCTCGGCATAGGACAGTCGCGACTCCATGGTCACGAGGTAGTCGCGCTCCCCGTGCTCGACCGACTGCTCGAGCAGGGCCCGCAGCGAGCGGTCGCGGTGCGCGTG includes the following:
- a CDS encoding MsnO8 family LLM class oxidoreductase, which codes for MRLSLLDRSRTRVGHPDAEALHATVARAEHAELIGYERFWVAEHHGVRGIASGAPAVLLAAVGARTSRIRIGSGGVMLPLHQPLVVAEQFLVLDALHPGRVDLGLGRSLGFTAPVRRALRRDLDVPDTFAEDLAQLRGYLEGSAEVTARPATRGRVPMHVLATGRGIDVAARLGLPVVVGGPVLDAEELPDLLAGYRRQFHPHLGSTPWVTVSLDVLVAADDATARELALPEAWAMALARRDGEFPPLEPVADIHAATWPDQVRRRVEASLDRVVLGSPATVRRRLERLAEHTGADELMSSASTYDRDALLVSDRMLRDLVG
- a CDS encoding class I adenylate-forming enzyme family protein — protein: MTTDLQAHAMRVIADLTGPGGRFELVEEEVLGTTLRVHAHRDRSLRALLEQSVEHGERDYLVTMESRLSYAEHAEQVTALAHALREEYDVQPGDRVAIASANNPGWVLAFWATVSIGAVAVAYNAWWTERELAYGLGHTRPKVLVADQRRAALVTPTDGLTVLSIEEDLPRLVDEHRGSALPEATIAEDDPAVIIYTSGTSGRPKGAVHTHRNLLAVVEYHRYNDALLAGFGDPTDPRDRNHLLVMPLFHIGSLHNLVVTRLATGSKISMHLGGFDVDAIMRLIERERVTNWGAVPTMAKRLLEHGDLGRYDTSSLTAFALASAPSTPQFKDQLRAELPFAASLADSYGLTESCTALAVATPIDLEQAPGTLGRPIIGVELEVRDPMGNALPPGVEGEICSRSVYNMLGYWEDPEATAAAIGPDRWLHTGDLGQLDEQGRVRLSTRRSDLIIRGGENVYPAEVEGVVMEHPDVAEVLVMGIDHDDLGQEVAAVVVRRSKDVDAEVLEQQLREHAAASLAYFKVPSHWRITDQALPRNATGKVVRARVQV